The sequence below is a genomic window from Flavobacterium sediminilitoris.
GTGGCTAAAGGAAATCCTTTAATGGAAGAAAGCAAACATTTTCATTATTAATATTTAAAGTAATAAACAAATGACAAGTTTATTGATATTCTTAGTTTTAGTTTTAATTGGAATTGCGATTTGGCAGTTAACTAAAATTTTCGATTTAACTCAAGTAGGCGTAGATTCAGATAATTCTGAAGTTGCTAATGATAAAGATAATAGTGTTAATGGTTATTTAATGTTTGCCTTTGTTGGATTCATTTATATCTTTACCATATATTCTTTATTTGAATGGAGTGATTTAGTTTTAGGTACTCCAGCTTCTGAACATGGTGTTGAAGTTGATAATTTGATGTATATTTCAATGTTATTGATCTTTTTTGTTCAGACTGTAACTCAGTTTTTACTACACTATTTTGCTTTTAAATACAGAGGTAAAAAAGGACAAAAAGCATTATACTTTGCTGATAATAATAAATTAGAAGCAGTTTGGACGATAATTCCTGTGATTGTATTAGCTGGATTAATTCTTTATGGCTTGTATACATGGAATAATATTATGTTCTATGAGGAAGATGAAGATGTTATCTATGTAGAATTATATGCAAAACAATTTAGTTGGGAAGCAAGATATGCAGGTGAAGATAATACATTAGGAAAAGCAAATGTTAGGTATATTGAGGGAATAAATACTTTAGGTGTTGACTTATCAGATCCAGCAGCTCAAGATGATAAAGTAGTAACTGAATTGCACTTGCCAAAAGGGAAGAAAGTAGTATTTAAAATACGTTCTCAAGATGTTCTGCATTCAGCTTATATGCCACATTTTAGAGCTCAAATGAATTGTGTTCCTGGTATGATAACTCAGTTTGCGTTTGTTCCAACAGTAACTACTGCTGAAATGCGTCAAGACGAAGCAATTATTGCTAAGGTTGATAAAATCAACAAAATTAGAGCTAAGAAAAGCACTGAATTAGTTGCTAAAGGAGAAGAAGCGTTAGATCCATATACTTTTGATTATTTATTGTTGTGTAATAAAATTTGTGGAGCTTCTCATTACAATATGCAAATGAAGATTGTAGTTGATACTCCAGAAGATTTCAAGAAATGGTTAAATGAAAAACCAGCTTTAGCACAACAATGGAAAGAGGCTAATGCACCTGCTGAACCAGAAGTTAAGCAAGATGTTACACCAGAAATGGTTATTGATTCTACACTTATTGTAGACAATCATTAATCATTAAAATTTGAAAGTTATAAAATTATAATATAAGATTATGTCAGCACACGAACACGGTCATCACAAAGAAACATTTATTACTAAATATATTTTTAGTTTAGATCATAAGATGATTGCTAAGCAATACCTTATTACAGGCTTATTAATGGGAATTATAGGAGTTTTATTATCTATATTTTTCCGTATGCAAATAGCTTGGCCAGAAGAATCTTTTGGTATTTTTAAATTCTTTTTAGGAGAAAACTTTGCACCAGGTGGTGTAATGAAAAATGATATTTATCTTGCTTTAGTTACAATACATGGTACAATAATGGTATTCTTTGTATTAACGGCTGGGTTAAGTGGTACATTTAGTAATTTACTTATTCCATTACAAATTGGAGCAAGAGATATGGCGTCTGGATTTA
It includes:
- a CDS encoding cytochrome c oxidase subunit II encodes the protein MTSLLIFLVLVLIGIAIWQLTKIFDLTQVGVDSDNSEVANDKDNSVNGYLMFAFVGFIYIFTIYSLFEWSDLVLGTPASEHGVEVDNLMYISMLLIFFVQTVTQFLLHYFAFKYRGKKGQKALYFADNNKLEAVWTIIPVIVLAGLILYGLYTWNNIMFYEEDEDVIYVELYAKQFSWEARYAGEDNTLGKANVRYIEGINTLGVDLSDPAAQDDKVVTELHLPKGKKVVFKIRSQDVLHSAYMPHFRAQMNCVPGMITQFAFVPTVTTAEMRQDEAIIAKVDKINKIRAKKSTELVAKGEEALDPYTFDYLLLCNKICGASHYNMQMKIVVDTPEDFKKWLNEKPALAQQWKEANAPAEPEVKQDVTPEMVIDSTLIVDNH